GACCCGGATGCGAACCCGCGTCTGCGACTGGCGGTCAACAACGCCAAGGCACAGTCCATGCCCAAGGACAACATCCAGCGTGCGATCAACAAGTCGCAAACAGGTGACGCGGAAAGTTATGAAGAGATCCGCTACGAAGGCTATGGCCCGGCGGGCGTTGCTGTCGTTGTTGAAGCTCTGACAGACAATCGCAACCGTTCAGCGTCCAATGTTCGTTCCTATTTCACCAAATGCGGCGGATCCTTGGGTGAAACCGGCTCGGTTTCTTTCATGTTCGATCGGGTTGGCGAAATCGTCTACAAGCCGGAAGCTGGCGAAGCGGACGCAGTGCTTGAAGCTGCTATTGAAGCTGGCGCGGAAGACGTTCAGTCGGATGAAAACGGTCACACGATCTACACCGCCTTTGAAGATCTGAATGAAGTCGGCAAGGCGTTGGAAGAGGC
The genomic region above belongs to Labrenzia sp. CE80 and contains:
- a CDS encoding YebC/PmpR family DNA-binding transcriptional regulator, with the translated sequence MAGHSKFKNIMHRKGRQDAVRSKMFSKLSKEITVAAKMGDPDPDANPRLRLAVNNAKAQSMPKDNIQRAINKSQTGDAESYEEIRYEGYGPAGVAVVVEALTDNRNRSASNVRSYFTKCGGSLGETGSVSFMFDRVGEIVYKPEAGEADAVLEAAIEAGAEDVQSDENGHTIYTAFEDLNEVGKALEEALGEADSTKIIWKPQNLTPVDGDKAQTLMKLIDMLEDDDDVQNVFSNFDIDEETMASLA